TCCAGTCACTCTAAAGTGTGCTAGACTTTATTTGGGATCTGTGAAATGCTGCGCTGTATATACTAACTGTATACTGACAATATGCATACTATAGATTCACAATTTTTTACTGTGTTCCTAAATAACATGTATAATACATGTATATTAAAAGAATTACAATATTCTGAAGTACTTGCTTTTCTGAATATATTCTTTGTCTTATAAATAGACAAAAACGTCAGCATGTGAGATCTCCAATGCACCCTTGAACAATCTGACATTGTTTTTATCCATTCAGACAAGGAGGCCTGCTAGTGAATTTCCATCCTTCGATCCTGAGCTGTCTGCTGCCTCAGTTGACAAGTCCACGTCTCGCTGTGAGGAAGAGGACCATCATCGCCCTGGGGCACCTGGTCATGAGCTGCGGAAACCTGGTCTTTGTCGACCTCATAGAGCACTTACTGTCCGAGCTCTCGCGCAATGACTCCATGTCGACCACACGCACTTACATCCAATGCATCGCCGCTATCAGCAGACAGGCTGGACACAGAATCGGTGAGGTTCTCCTGTTGATGCAGACCTCAGTTAATGCCTTCAGTGTTTAAGACCTCATCTCAGTTACTCTTAAGTGCTGAAAGCAATTTTAGCACGAAGCCATCGGTTGTGATCTTCTTCTTCTCGCTATTAGTTTTAGCACTGATGCTGTAATTTAGCCACAACTAGAAGCAAACCGAAGCCATCTTCAGAGGTCTTTAATGAAAATGATCCAGTTATTGCTATGGCTGCTTTTTTATTAAGCTTTGTGTAAATACATACGCTGCGTATTGCTATGTTGCTTCATCACATGATAGTTTGCTTCTGTGCTCTCAAGGCCATTATTATGATAGTTGAATCCAATAACAATACATTTATGATATTTCTGCCAAAGTGTGCGTATTCGTTTAAGCTCATCTGTATCATATGCATGTACGCCAGATCGTAATGTCACAGCAAAGCAGTACTACTAGCatctaaaacacaaacaagtttTTTACAACGTATTGTACAAAATCAATATCAGATAAGATATTATGTGGAATTGACACATGTACTTTTGCTACATTTTCTTCCTCTATGGGCAGTTATCTATAATAGACGTGGGGTTGTTGAAGTGAACGCTCCTTGGAGTTTGACCGAACAAATTGCCAGAATGTTGTTGCGTGACAGCTGATGGAACAATCTCCAGAACGGTCATTATTACCTGTCACCTCGTTGTCAAAGTTGTTCCGTCGCAGCGCTGCCAGGCAAGCCATTTGGCACAAATAAAGCCAATTGAAAAGTCAGTGAGGTTTGCTGCTATGGTACGCTGTTCCACCATCAACCAATTACCGCCAACGTTTGATGAAACAAAGACAGCTGCGATTAAGATACACAAGATTACTTCAGCGGAACGCACTCGAAGCTGTTTTGCAGCTATCTGTTCAATAGCGGAACTGTTTTAATTTGATTGacccttttttgtctttttaagattttttcttAGATTGTGCTAAAAAGAGCAAGGCCTGAATCTCGCTGCTTTCCAAAGTCACTTgtaattttcattgttgttgcTTGATGTTAGAGATATTCACTCACCCTGAACTTTCATGATTTCAAAGAAAATGTATGGTGACCACTGCTTCACTGGAATAAATAGTGGTATATAATGATACTGGTGCTAATACTGGTTTCATCCCTGCAGGTGAGTACTTGGAGAAGATCATCCCATTGGTGGTCAAGTTCTGCAACGTTGATGATGATGAACTGAGGGAATACTGCATCCAAGCTTTTGAATCATTCGTGAGGAGGTTAGTCTACATCTATTGGCACATACATACACCTATACACCTCAGTGTGTGTTAAAGCTATTAATGTTAGTTGTGGGAGCATTTCACACAGGCCGACAATTTAACGGGTTGTTAAGTTGTCTTGCACTGTGCACAGCTGTCCGGTGGGTAGTGTTTGTATTGATGTATAATGCATAATTTACATTTGGAAAAGCATAGTGTCATAGTGGGTATATTTATCTTAACTGTGTTCTTAAGGATTTATAATGTTGTCCATGTGGATGATGTTGAAACCTACTGTTATTCTGGTTTGAAATATTGAAAAGTGCCTGTAATTCAGTCGATCAGgttaaaaatgaaattgtaGATTTCTTATTGTCTAAACACAAGTTATTATTTTCTGCTTTACAACACCTTTGAACAATATAGTTGCATTGTTTTGAATGTTCTCTTTagacatctaaaaaaaaaaatttatatttttatattttttatattatttatatatatagtttatatttttgttctattgTTTGTCACtttcttgtttattgttattgtttgtacttGAAGGCTGTATGCTACTGTTTATTTTTAGtcgtttatatttatatttttatataaaagagGATCAATAACATTTtggatgtttaaaaaataatttgcagtTCTGAAGTCAAGGATGTGAGATTGTTTGTGTGACTGTCTAGTCGCTGATTTCTTAGACAAGCTTGTTAAAAAATATAGCCAATTGTAACCTTGAAGCTTTCTTAATGCAATCTCTCCACCCTCTCACTCCTAGGTGTCCGAAAGAAGTCTACCCACACATCCCGACAGTTATTAGCATCTGTCTGAAGTACCTGACCTACGATCCCAACTACAACTACGATGACGAGGATGAAGATGAGAACGCCATGGATGCCGACGGAGTAGACGAAGATTACCAAGGTATGAGGCGAGGCTCCTTTCTCTTCACTGAGGAAAGAAGATTTTATTCTGTCTCCCGACCCATACGGGTTGTTGAGATGTAAGTTGCAAGCGTGGTTTGTTAACGCTGACGTGTGCCGGCCTCTGCTTTCAGAGTGAAAATTGCATAACATCAATAACAACAAGCCTAGAGTTATTTCTTCCGTctcaaacacagacagacaataGATTGCCTCCTCGTCTGAGGATGTGAGACATTGGACATCTGCAGGTTCTCTTTGCCAGATCATCAGAAATCAGCTTGTTATTAGAACAAAGGAACGTGCGGCGATTGGTCCAGTCTCACAGCTTTGAATAATGGCCAGTCCTTCACATCCGATGAAGTTTGGCACTGAGATTGCCTTTGTGACAGTTTAAAATGTTTGCCACTGTCCTTTACGCTTCATTGCCACTTTAGAGATATTTGAAACGAGCTCCTTTTTACTTTCATAAATGCATGTGAGCATGTTGTTTCTGTTCCTGCCAACCGGCATGCTTTCTTGGCATGACAAAAGCATCTTTTAAAGATCTAAGAGCTCTTATAGCCTTAGTGCTGTGAAGTGGACGGAGTGTGAATGTACTCAACGTTGCATGTATACAGCTTAGCAGTGAAAAGTGTGTTGCTGCACAAGATTTGACAGGAGCCGACCGTAATGACGTGTCCCTCTTTGGTTGTTTGAGTTAAGGATTCCCAGTGTGAACCTGACTTCCTTTGGTCTGCTTGATCTGAGTCAGAGTTTTGTTTTTTCGCTCTTTCATGAGTGTTGTTTTCATCCATAAATCATATTTATACCTGTTTGGAGGcgttttttcaattatttattgGTTGGATTCCacggtgtgtttgtttttctcaaaGGAGTATACAGATCAGATCTTCTCTCTTTGTGTGTCAGGGCTCGAGGGATAAAATTGCACCCACATATGTACCAAAAGTGCTCAAACACGCCAACAAACATGCCTACTCTTAAAGACccagtgaaccggaagttgcgatcgttttaaCTTCTGTATTCTGATGCATTTCCGAGTGCAACGGAATATCAACAGAGAAAAATAGTAGGCGGGGCTTGTTTTTCTTTGCGAtctgattggatgtataaaaacaggcgttgcatttttaaattaaactagcagcagactgacGGTTGAAAGGGAGGAGTTAATCACTGTGCCCTGCCCAAGCCATCTAGCTGACATCATCTGAGATGGATAGCCACTGTTCGGTTGTTAAGGGGTGACGTAAGGAgtaccgtttccgggtccaagcaTCTGTTCATTTCAAGTGGGCCTACAGCTTAAACAGCTGTTAATGAGCACAGTTTACTCACATCTCATATTTAAGCGGTGCATTTATTAACTCGCAGTATACACTACAGTCTCCAGGCTTACGGAATCTCCAACTTCAATagttgagtaaattatgaaaaattaatcactgactggccatgtgggatttcgttatgaagataaaggttaggatcgTGGTTTTCCGTAAATTTTTACAGCTTGCCATGAgcgtatattagcattttttgttgtttgcctatagcagtgtttcccaaccctggtcctcggggcacaccttgcagaatgttttagatctctccctatataaaacacctgaatcaactcatcaatcaggtgtttcatatagggagagaactaaaacattttggaaggtgtgccccgaggaacagggttgggaaacactggccTATAGCGTCTTATTGAGTGTTTGGACCCGGACacagtatatgaccttccatatatggtggtgcgtgacgtcacaTCAGACTAAACAACCGAATAGGgctgaagtgcattttcagattttgattaaaGGTTATGAggacacatgaattttaaaaagtgaatggcccacactgataagctatttataacaaactgcaatattccatgaaaTAATagtaattgttatttttaatttcaccagGACTTTAAAGGAGTAATTCACTTCAAAAtgtgcccccattgactttccatagtagcaataaaaactactatggaaagtcaatggtggcaaattttgaagtgaactacttttTTAATGATGCTGATGCTTAACCCTGTAAAAACTAGACATGCAACTAATTAGCACCTATGCTCCTAATGTCATCTAACGTCCGTGACCCAAACAGGAAGCGATGACGAGTACAGCGACGATGACGACATGAGTTGGAAAGTGAGGAGAGCGGCAGCGAAGTGCCTGGATGCCGTGGTGAGCACACGGCACGAGATGCTACCCGAGTTCTACCGCACCGTTTCGCCAGCGCTCATTGCCCGCTTCAAAGAACGGGAAGAAAACGTCAAAGCGGATGTTTTCCACGCGTACCTGTCACTGCTCAAGCAGACACGGCCAGCTCAGAGCTGGCTATGTGACCCAGATGCTATGGAACAGGGGGAAACTCCTCTTACGATGCTTCAAAGCCAGGTAAGGAAAGATACAGTTTATTGTTAGCCCGGCAGGTTTATATAGACATCAGAATGACTCCGAATGGGTTGATTATGGATTAtatattgcagctttaatttatATAACAAATAAAAGTAGATAACTGTTAAATAACAGTTTTTGATATTGAACTGATTCTGTAATTATGCACATTCGCAAAACATTCATCTTGCTCACGGATCTAATACTCGCGGATCTATTTACAAAAGATGTCACAGCGATACAGTGGAGACTATTGTGAGACAATAACAAAACTGGAGTTTATGATCATCATAAGGACAATATATCATGTTGTTTCGCAGGTGTCCATGATAGTGAAAGCATTGCACAAACAGATGAAAGAGAAGAGCGTTAAGACCAGACAGTGCTGCTTCAACATGCTGACAGAACTAGTGAACGTGCTGCCAGGCGCCCTGACGCAGCATATTCCTGTTCTCATCCCAGGTATGCGCTGCAGGCAACACACTGCGTGTTAAAGCGAGTAAAGTCATTTCTGCATTGATCAGATATCtcatttttgtgtgacattTTTAAGACCACTTGAAATGTTGCTGTTCCATTGAATTGGCTTATGTAGCCATTTTGTTAAGTATCTTCGTAATCACTGTTTCCGATTTAAAGTGACACTTGTGGGTTTTGTTCCTTTTTTGTGCTGTCTAGGAATCATATTTTCTCTCAACGATAAGTCGAGCTCTTCTAACCTTAAGATAGACGCTCTGTCCTGCTTGTACGTGATCCTGTGCAACCATCAGCCTCAAGTCTTCCACCCCCACGTTCAGGCTATAGTGCCTCCAGTAGTCGCTTGCGTAGGTGATTCCTTTTATAAGATCACCTCCGAAGCCCTGCTGGTCACCCAGCAGCTGGTCAAAGTCATCAGGCCCCTCGATCAAACCGATGCATTCGCATCGCCCTACATCTCCGACCTCTTCGCCTGCACCATCAAACGGCTGAAGGCTGCCGATATTGACCAGGAAGTCAAAGAGCGAGCCATTTCCTGTATGGGCCAGATTATTTGCAACCTTGGCGATAGCCTCGGTGCGGATTTACCCGGCACTCTTCACATCTTCCTAGAGCGTCTGAAGAACGAGATAACAAGGCTCACCACGGTCAAAGCACTTACCCTCATCGCTGGGTCGCCGCTGAAGATCAACTTGAGACCCATCCTGGGCGAAGCCGTTCCCATTCTAGCCTCCTTCCTGCGTAAGAATCAGCGAGCGTTGAAACTAAGCACTCTAGCCGCACTAGACATTCTAGTCAAGAATTATAGCGACAGTGTGACGCCGGCCATGATCGACGCTGTGCTGGCTGAGCTGCCGCCTCTTATCAATGAAAGCGACATGCACGTCTCCCAGATGGCTATTAGCTTCCTGACCACGCTCGCACGGGTGCACCCGGACTCGCTGTCCAAGATCAGCGGGTCCATCTTGGCCGAGCTTATAGTTTTGGTTCGTTCGCCGTTGCTGCAAGGCGGCGCCCTCAGCGCCATGCTGGAATTCTTCCAGGCCCTCGTAGCGACAGGAACGGCCAGTTTGGGCTACATGGACTTGCTACGTATGCTAACGGGTCCAGTGTACGCCCAAAGCACAGCTCTCACCCACAAGCAATCCTACTACTCCATCGCAAAGTGCGTGGCCGCTCTGACCCGCGCTTGCCCCAAAGAGGGCCCAGCGGTGGTGGGGCAGTTTATCCAAGACGTGAAAAACTCACGCTCCACAGATTCCATCCGACTGCTGGCGTTGCTTTCCCTGGGAGAGGTCGGCCATCACGTGGATCTCAGCGGCCAACCTGAGCTTAAAACGGTCATACTGGATGCGTTTTCTTCAGCCAGCGAAGAGGTGAAATCGGCAGCCTCGTATGCGTTGGGTAGCATCAGCGTTGGGAATCTCCCGGAGTACCTACCGTTTGTCCTGCAGGAGATCTCCGGACAACCCAAGCGACAGTACCTGCTGTTGCACTCGCTCAAGGAGATCATCAGCTCCGCATCAGTGGCAGGACTCAAACCGTACGTGGAAAGCGTGTGGGCGCTGTTGCTCAAACACTGTGAGTGTGCAGAAGAAGGCACGAGGAACGTGGTAGCCGAATGTTTGGGAAAGTTAACGCTCATCGATCCAGAGACTCTTCTGCCCAGGCTAAAGGGATATCTGTTATCAGGTGATTGTGAACTGCgtccaaacttttttttaaaaatccaagtATTAAGCTAGATTAATGTTTTAAGCTAAGAAACTTTCTATAGAGATCTTTTGATCTATAGGATTGTATTTTTAACTGAATGTTCTCCGTTCCAGGATCATCCTACGCCAGGAGCTCAGTAGTCACGGCTGTTAAATTCACTATCTCTGATCATCCGCAGACGATTGACCCCCTTCTTAAAAATTGCATAGGCAAGTGCTTTTTTCAGTTTGTGGATGGGTTTTAAAGTGAGTTTAGTTAGCAAGATCAAGAATACTTGTATTTGTCATAGAGTCGTAGGGAAAAAGATGTACAAACTAGTACATAGGTTGATAAATCAGATCAGTTCAAAATTTCTGATAATGTTTGATACTTGTTTTGACTTAACAAGTACATAACACATGAGTAAGTTACTGGaaacaaaatattgaaatattttatctCATTTGTAACAAACACAAACCATCAAGGAAAAATTTGCGAAACATGAAGTTCAGACAAGACGGACATCcattttggtttaatcatttgaagATAAACTCTTATTATTAATTGTTCTTTATTAATCaatcaaattacatttttttatttaagcataCTGCCAAACGGTGTAACTGGATAATCAGATTGAAGTATTACATTTAACTTCATGCCATGTTCAATGTACCCAGAAGTTTTAGTTAGAATTTTGTTCTTGATATTCTTTTTCCAActtgtttttatattcttttattCTATTTTAGGTGATTTCTTGAAAACGTTAGAAGATCCGGACCTCAATGTACGAAGAGTGGCTCTAGTTACCTTCAACTCGGCAGCGCATAACAAACCTTCTCTTATCCGAGACTTGTTGGACACGGTTCTCCCTCATTTGTACAATGAGACCAAAGTGCGCAAGGAACTAATCCGAGAGGTAAGCTGCCGTTTCAGAGCTATTCCTTCTGCGTTGAAACCTGCTTACAAGCTGAGTAATCTACATCTCATTGTAGGTTGAGATGGGTCCATTCAAACACACGGTGGATGATGGCCTGGACATACGGAAAGCCGCGTTTGAGTGCATGTACACTCTGTTAGACAGCTGCCTTGATAGACTTGACATCTTTGAATTCTTAAACCACGTTGAAGACGGACTTAAGGACCATTACGATATCAAGGTAAGACTCTATGAATCTTGCATGAGATGCGTTTTGCCATGCAGATCATGTAGCAGATGAAAGAGTGAATTGATTAACAAAGATTTGTTGCGCGGCCATATAAAAGACATGATGCATAATGGATCGAGAACAAATGAGGTGgtccatgtttattttaaatggacGAATAACCAGATGTACTTGCATGGTAATGAAGCTAGAAGCATTTTATAGCAATTAGGTTCATGGAAAATgtgctgtatttttattaaaagtggAATTGTGATGTTGACCACACAGCTAATGGTATTTAATAGTTACTCTGGATTTCTAAGATGAagtgttaatatttattttctctgcTCTGATGTCTTTATAGATGCTGACATTTCTCATGCTGGCCAGATTATCTACTCTGTGTCCTAGTGCAGTGCTACAGAGGTTGGACAGACTTGTAGAGCCTCTCAGGGCAACATGTACCACAAAGGTAAACAAAGTATATAAGAAACTTGATAAATGATAACATATATTATTTCGAATGAACTTATGTGTAAAATTGGATTTAAACAACTGTTCCTCCCCAGGTAAAGGCCAACTCTGTAAAGCAAGAGTTTGAAAAGCAGGACGAGCTCAAGCGATCGGCCATGCGGGCAGTTGTGGCCCTGCTAACCATCCCAGAGGCCGAAAAGAGCCCCCTAATGAGCGAATTCCAGTCTCAGATCAGCTCCAACCCCGAGCTAGCCGCCATTTTCGACAGCATCCAGAGGGACTCCTCCAGCGCCAACATGGAATCCATGGACACCAGTTAAATGACCACGCCAATGACAGCGCCTGTCACCGTCGCTCTCAAAACATCAACATAGAAAACCAACCCTGGGGGACCCTTGTATTGTTCATGCATTGCACTGAATCCAAAATAGGAGGAaaacaaaaatctaaaatcaaaaaaagcaaaaatatatgAAAGGACGGACATTTATTCTATTAAGCTTTAAAGCTTAGTACCAcatcatttcagtttttctataaATGACCGAAACTTGCTTCAGTTGTTCATTGTTTTCCATTCCTCACCTaccatgttttttcttttcctgtttattttcataattCCAGAGGATCCATAGGTACCTCCACACGTGACTTTCAGAGGTGCGCAGCTGAGGAACCAGCTCACCTGAAATGAATTGATGATGTAGAAATGGACCGCAGTATTTGTGTTACCGTGGGAGATTCGCTCTTTCGTTCTAGACTGCAGACCAATCAAATTGGGGGTAAACGATAGCACTCGACGGCTTTGAATATTTCAGGACCGCCATGTTTCTTATCAAACCAGTTTTATTAGGTTTTTGTACGATTCGAATGTCATCTCTTCTCTTTTTACTGTTGACAAGTATAGAGCGAGATAACAGTCTTAGAAATATTATCCCGGAGAGGTGTGGATTAGTTAGTGTTTCATTGGATGAGTGACTGCTTTTTTTCTTCATCGCATTTCATTACATTCCCACCGTCTGCGAAATTATGAGTCATCGGCATGCGCCACGCGTCCAGAGAAACGAGAATTCAGCTGCACACGATTTGCATAATAGTTTTCTTGTTTACTTGATGACGGTTTTGTTTCGCTCAAGCATATAGAGGTGAAATAGGACATCAGACGTTATGAGAAAATATTTGCCCTGTATGGAACGCACATATGTGAATAAAACAAGTGGAAAATCTCTTCAGGTGCTATACTGTATTCTGAAATCGTGAGGGCGCTGCTCCCAGTGTTTAAATTTGAagggtatagttcacccaaaatgtttTGTCTTATATTGATCACAAAAGCAGATGTTTATAACTGAATGTTCCAAGGTAAACGTCATACtgatttggaataacatgagtttgacaaaatgtttacagaAGGGAAATATTTGGGTAAGCTAtacctttgaaatgccttgtTTGTACTGACTTCTTGGTTTTTATTAAGTGCAATGTTGTCAGTGATTATCTGTGTACAGTTTCCTCTGAGGATTCTGTAAATGGACGTTGAAAAGTTGAAAGCATTGTACATCTCGCAGTACAGACGAGTACTGGATGCCCTGGACACCACAATctataaaaaacacaatctagctttatttgtgtatagtCACACACTGCATTCTACATTAAATGAAGTGTGACGGTATGGCAACGTTCTTCAGTGACAAATCAATAAAAAGGTCCATTGCTGCCTGCAaccaaatgttattttttatggtttttccAATACAGATACAAATTTTGAGCACATAGCAAAATCATTTTTGCTTCAATGCAAGTTTTATTAACACAACAGCTAATATCTTATTACTGTATTAGTATAATCTTAATGGTTTATTTCAACAATCTCAccggaatttgtaactattttacaaggt
The nucleotide sequence above comes from Triplophysa rosa linkage group LG24, Trosa_1v2, whole genome shotgun sequence. Encoded proteins:
- the cand1 gene encoding cullin-associated NEDD8-dissociated protein 1, with product MASASYHISNLLEKMTSSDKDFRFMATNDLMSELQKDSIKLDDDSERKVVKMILKLLEDKNGEVQNLAVKCLGPLVSKVKEYQVETIVDTLCTNMLSDKEQLRDISSIGLKTVIGELPPASSGSALAASVCKKITGRLTSAIAKQEDVSVQLEALDIMADMLCRQGGLLVNFHPSILSCLLPQLTSPRLAVRKRTIIALGHLVMSCGNLVFVDLIEHLLSELSRNDSMSTTRTYIQCIAAISRQAGHRIGEYLEKIIPLVVKFCNVDDDELREYCIQAFESFVRRCPKEVYPHIPTVISICLKYLTYDPNYNYDDEDEDENAMDADGVDEDYQGSDDEYSDDDDMSWKVRRAAAKCLDAVVSTRHEMLPEFYRTVSPALIARFKEREENVKADVFHAYLSLLKQTRPAQSWLCDPDAMEQGETPLTMLQSQVSMIVKALHKQMKEKSVKTRQCCFNMLTELVNVLPGALTQHIPVLIPGIIFSLNDKSSSSNLKIDALSCLYVILCNHQPQVFHPHVQAIVPPVVACVGDSFYKITSEALLVTQQLVKVIRPLDQTDAFASPYISDLFACTIKRLKAADIDQEVKERAISCMGQIICNLGDSLGADLPGTLHIFLERLKNEITRLTTVKALTLIAGSPLKINLRPILGEAVPILASFLRKNQRALKLSTLAALDILVKNYSDSVTPAMIDAVLAELPPLINESDMHVSQMAISFLTTLARVHPDSLSKISGSILAELIVLVRSPLLQGGALSAMLEFFQALVATGTASLGYMDLLRMLTGPVYAQSTALTHKQSYYSIAKCVAALTRACPKEGPAVVGQFIQDVKNSRSTDSIRLLALLSLGEVGHHVDLSGQPELKTVILDAFSSASEEVKSAASYALGSISVGNLPEYLPFVLQEISGQPKRQYLLLHSLKEIISSASVAGLKPYVESVWALLLKHCECAEEGTRNVVAECLGKLTLIDPETLLPRLKGYLLSGSSYARSSVVTAVKFTISDHPQTIDPLLKNCIGDFLKTLEDPDLNVRRVALVTFNSAAHNKPSLIRDLLDTVLPHLYNETKVRKELIREVEMGPFKHTVDDGLDIRKAAFECMYTLLDSCLDRLDIFEFLNHVEDGLKDHYDIKMLTFLMLARLSTLCPSAVLQRLDRLVEPLRATCTTKVKANSVKQEFEKQDELKRSAMRAVVALLTIPEAEKSPLMSEFQSQISSNPELAAIFDSIQRDSSSANMESMDTS